One window of Anaerolineae bacterium genomic DNA carries:
- a CDS encoding multi-sensor hybrid histidine kinase, protein MNLRNPVLRYMLLGLGMGVLGVFVSTIMVVYDKHIPFSISNLILVQKTQKVLWFIDLLPLALGSIFAVLGNVRYRLQESARELERLIEERTRKLSESNQKLKEENQERQKIEHILARAKREWEVVFDAVKDMILIVDQTGKIVRCNWKVVDQFGKSFQEIIGLNINQLFYGENESPKNIFDYDEDFCQFPTLSGWYEISEYPIDLEPSGKGCVFIVRDITDRHHAEMELLRQKQYFEAVVYNSPVAIVILDPQNKIISCNPAFESLFDYSEKEIIGLEIDPLISPPGLEDEARELTQIALHYSVHTLGKRKKRDGTLIDVEILGVPIILQGQRVGILGMYHDVTELLQAKNRAEEADRAKSEFLANMSHEIRTPMNGIMGMLELLFDTPLSPEQQDFVKTALESAEALLALLNDILDFSKIEARKLEIENIEFELRATVESVSRTMAQRASEKGLETICIIPGDIPNDLIGDPTRLRQILINLIGNAIKFTEIGEIVVRVEKLAENADKVKLRFSVKDTGIGIPYERQKVIFDRFTQVDGSTTRKYGGTGLGLTICKQLVELMGGDIGVISEPGVGSEFWFWLEFQKQDKKEKWTKASLTELSHHRILIVDDNLTNRTYLAKTLESFGCVVDTVSSGQECLQTLGNALTVGEPYQIVLIDMQMPGMDGETTIRRIRENPEMEQLQIIVLTSMGVQGDAARFQELGCAGYLLKPVRQQELRDALLLAIGTQVKEKKKPLITRHTLAECAESCRILLVEDNPINQKVAVKLLNKAGFSVDTANNGEEALQALQNGSYQMVLMDIQMPDMDGYETTLRIRNSGMAYKDIPIIAMTAHALKGDREKCLEAGMNDYVSKPINAEELFNVIRKFFNKAEVRSKSTDKEDPQVEKEAGAEPEEETAPTFEHALVDWQPFIEEFAIDFGEVIVEEPEAYSLESIEAVQSHQKQIDDRVDDRSYIHLEEVLPRFVDDRRFYFEMLSEFLYNSRERLDEMRETIKQGDGKQLNFLAHRFKGMAANLGAERIAQMAQELEECGKQNQLESCPLIVNELEMEFQRLEAWYREMRPEISASN, encoded by the coding sequence ATGAACTTGCGTAATCCTGTTTTACGCTACATGTTGCTCGGTTTGGGTATGGGCGTTCTGGGGGTATTTGTATCTACGATCATGGTAGTTTATGACAAACATATTCCATTTTCTATCTCCAATCTGATTCTGGTACAGAAAACGCAAAAAGTCCTGTGGTTTATTGATTTGTTGCCTTTGGCTCTGGGAAGCATTTTCGCTGTTCTGGGTAATGTCCGCTACCGTTTACAGGAAAGCGCCAGAGAGTTAGAGCGTTTGATTGAGGAGCGAACACGGAAATTATCCGAAAGCAATCAAAAATTGAAAGAGGAAAATCAAGAAAGACAAAAAATCGAGCATATCCTTGCTCGGGCAAAGAGGGAGTGGGAAGTCGTCTTTGATGCTGTAAAAGATATGATTCTGATCGTTGATCAGACAGGAAAGATTGTGCGTTGTAATTGGAAGGTTGTTGATCAGTTTGGTAAATCTTTTCAGGAAATTATTGGGCTCAATATTAATCAATTATTCTATGGGGAAAATGAATCCCCGAAGAATATCTTCGACTACGATGAGGATTTTTGTCAATTCCCGACACTCTCAGGATGGTATGAGATCTCGGAATATCCCATCGATTTAGAACCTTCTGGAAAAGGTTGTGTGTTTATCGTTCGCGACATCACCGATCGACATCATGCCGAGATGGAGTTGTTGCGTCAAAAGCAGTACTTTGAAGCTGTGGTTTATAACAGCCCGGTAGCCATTGTAATTCTAGACCCACAAAATAAAATCATATCTTGTAACCCTGCTTTTGAGTCGTTGTTTGATTATAGCGAAAAAGAGATCATTGGTCTTGAAATAGACCCCTTGATTTCTCCTCCAGGTCTTGAGGATGAGGCAAGAGAATTGACCCAAATTGCCTTGCATTATTCAGTTCATACGCTCGGCAAAAGGAAAAAACGAGATGGTACATTAATCGATGTTGAGATTCTGGGAGTCCCGATCATTCTGCAGGGACAAAGAGTCGGGATTTTGGGGATGTATCATGATGTGACCGAGTTGTTGCAAGCCAAAAATCGCGCTGAAGAGGCAGACCGCGCCAAGAGTGAATTTCTTGCGAATATGTCCCATGAAATCAGGACACCGATGAACGGCATCATGGGGATGTTAGAGCTTCTATTTGATACTCCCCTGTCACCTGAGCAACAAGATTTTGTCAAAACTGCCCTTGAATCCGCTGAAGCCCTTTTAGCGCTGCTTAATGACATTCTGGATTTCTCAAAAATCGAAGCCCGCAAGCTCGAAATAGAAAACATAGAGTTTGAGTTGCGCGCTACGGTTGAGTCTGTATCTCGTACGATGGCACAACGCGCGTCTGAAAAGGGATTAGAGACGATTTGTATCATTCCTGGCGATATTCCAAATGATTTGATAGGTGATCCCACTCGTTTACGACAAATTCTGATTAACTTAATCGGGAATGCGATTAAATTCACTGAAATCGGCGAAATTGTTGTCAGGGTGGAAAAACTTGCAGAAAATGCAGATAAAGTTAAGTTAAGGTTTTCGGTAAAAGATACCGGCATTGGTATCCCCTATGAACGGCAAAAGGTGATTTTTGATCGCTTTACACAGGTAGATGGTTCAACCACGCGTAAGTATGGGGGTACAGGCTTAGGTTTGACGATTTGCAAGCAGTTGGTGGAATTAATGGGGGGTGATATTGGCGTGATCAGCGAGCCTGGTGTTGGAAGTGAATTTTGGTTTTGGCTTGAATTCCAAAAGCAAGATAAAAAAGAAAAATGGACAAAAGCAAGTCTTACAGAATTAAGTCATCATCGGATTTTGATTGTGGACGATAATTTGACGAATAGAACCTATCTGGCAAAAACTCTGGAGAGCTTTGGTTGCGTTGTTGACACGGTCAGCAGTGGACAGGAATGTCTGCAAACCTTAGGGAATGCTCTAACTGTAGGAGAGCCTTATCAGATAGTTTTAATTGATATGCAAATGCCTGGTATGGACGGAGAGACAACCATTCGGCGCATTCGCGAAAATCCAGAGATGGAACAGCTTCAAATTATTGTCTTAACCTCTATGGGTGTTCAGGGAGATGCAGCTCGGTTTCAAGAATTGGGATGTGCGGGTTATCTGCTAAAACCCGTCCGACAACAAGAACTGCGTGATGCCCTTTTGCTTGCCATAGGCACACAGGTCAAGGAAAAGAAGAAACCGCTTATCACGCGCCATACTTTAGCCGAATGCGCTGAAAGTTGTCGCATCTTATTGGTGGAGGATAATCCAATTAATCAAAAGGTTGCTGTAAAGCTGCTTAATAAAGCCGGCTTTTCTGTTGATACAGCAAATAATGGCGAAGAAGCCCTCCAGGCGCTCCAAAATGGCTCATATCAAATGGTTTTAATGGATATCCAAATGCCAGACATGGATGGCTATGAAACCACCTTACGCATCCGCAATTCTGGTATGGCTTACAAGGATATACCGATTATCGCCATGACTGCTCATGCTCTGAAGGGGGATCGAGAAAAATGTCTGGAAGCCGGGATGAATGATTACGTCTCAAAACCGATCAATGCTGAGGAACTTTTCAATGTGATTCGAAAATTCTTTAACAAGGCGGAGGTTCGGAGTAAAAGCACTGATAAAGAAGATCCTCAAGTTGAAAAAGAAGCTGGCGCTGAACCAGAGGAAGAAACTGCTCCTACTTTTGAGCATGCGCTGGTTGACTGGCAACCCTTCATCGAGGAATTCGCAATTGATTTCGGCGAGGTGATCGTTGAAGAACCAGAGGCGTATTCACTTGAGTCGATTGAGGCTGTTCAATCGCATCAAAAACAGATAGATGATCGGGTAGATGATCGATCTTATATCCATCTTGAAGAAGTATTGCCTCGCTTTGTAGATGATCGTCGCTTTTACTTTGAGATGTTAAGCGAATTTCTTTATAATAGCCGGGAGCGTTTAGATGAGATGAGAGAGACCATTAAGCAAGGCGATGGAAAGCAGTTGAATTTCCTTGCTCACCGTTTCAAAGGGATGGCGGCAAATTTGGGGGCAGAAAGAATTGCCCAGATGGCTCAAGAGCTCGAGGAATGTGGAAAACAAAATCAATTAGAGTCCTGTCCATTAATTGTAAACGAACTGGAGATGGAGTTTCAGAGGTTGGAAGCGTGGTATAGAGAGATGAGACCAGAAATTTCAGCCTCTAATTAA
- a CDS encoding Aldo/keto reductase, producing MEDIITLGTISQKVSVLGIGTWAWGDRRFWGYGSDYGIEDIREAFSISISQGINFIDTAEVYGNGTSEKIVASLMEESNVPLVIATKFFPYPWRWRAIDFRNALANSLKRLKLKRVHLYQIHWPFPPVPIEKWVNCLADAYEEGLIEAVGVSNYNADQLKRAHDVLARRGIPLTSNQVPYSLINRKIERNGVLQACQERNVQIIAYSPIGQGMLTGKYSEQNPPSGARRFLYNRNFLRKLQPLQEKLKEIGVAHGGKTPAQVALNWVICRGAIPIPGAKNRKQAEENAGALNWRLSEEEILVLNQLSDQLAQ from the coding sequence ATGGAAGATATCATAACCCTCGGAACAATTTCACAAAAAGTAAGTGTACTTGGAATCGGCACCTGGGCATGGGGTGATCGGCGTTTTTGGGGATATGGATCAGATTATGGTATCGAGGATATCCGTGAGGCTTTCTCTATCAGCATCTCGCAGGGAATTAATTTCATCGACACCGCCGAGGTGTATGGCAACGGCACGTCTGAAAAAATAGTTGCTTCTCTCATGGAAGAATCCAACGTTCCCCTGGTCATCGCTACCAAATTCTTTCCCTACCCCTGGCGATGGCGAGCAATTGATTTTCGTAACGCTTTAGCAAACAGCCTGAAGCGGCTAAAATTAAAGCGTGTGCATCTATATCAAATTCACTGGCCATTCCCTCCCGTCCCAATTGAAAAATGGGTCAACTGTCTGGCAGATGCCTACGAAGAAGGCTTAATTGAAGCGGTTGGCGTCTCAAACTATAATGCCGATCAATTGAAGCGGGCTCACGACGTGCTTGCCCGACGAGGCATTCCGTTAACCTCCAATCAAGTCCCTTATAGCCTGATCAATCGCAAAATTGAGAGAAACGGCGTCTTACAAGCCTGTCAAGAACGTAATGTCCAGATTATTGCCTACAGTCCCATTGGACAAGGGATGTTAACCGGAAAATATTCGGAGCAAAATCCTCCTTCTGGGGCTCGCCGCTTTCTATACAACCGTAATTTTTTACGCAAGTTACAGCCCCTTCAGGAAAAGTTAAAAGAGATCGGCGTTGCTCATGGCGGAAAAACCCCTGCACAAGTAGCGCTAAATTGGGTCATTTGCAGAGGTGCCATTCCCATCCCCGGAGCAAAAAATCGCAAACAAGCCGAGGAGAATGCCGGCGCGCTAAACTGGAGACTGTCCGAAGAGGAAATTCTGGTTTTAAATCAGCTAAGCGATCAACTTGCTCAATAA
- a CDS encoding Cell division inhibitor, which yields MKITIAGGSGFIGSALTDLLIQNGHEIILLSRNGSQDYKSKLNSRQNPISLYWDGKNVGEWVSAIELSEVVINLAGENIGGKNILEVATKRWTPERKEILRQSRVASGKALLQAIKGSSSKPQVFIQASAVGYYGSHPNREMDEDAPPGNDFLAQLCVEWERSTAELDQMGIRRIITRIAGVVMSLKGGSLPFILLPYRFFLGGPLGAGRQWVSWIHLHDLVRAIVFLMEQPSASGPFNLCAPQAVTSQELSKIIGKAMNRPSFFPTPELFFRLAFGEKADLLLASQKQIPKRLLALGFEYEYPTVESALQNLLRSSS from the coding sequence ATGAAAATAACCATTGCTGGTGGAAGCGGTTTTATTGGGTCGGCACTCACGGATTTACTTATTCAAAACGGACACGAAATCATCCTCCTCTCACGGAATGGCAGCCAGGACTATAAAAGCAAACTGAATTCGAGGCAAAATCCAATCTCGCTTTATTGGGATGGCAAAAACGTTGGTGAATGGGTTTCAGCAATTGAGCTTAGTGAGGTGGTAATCAATTTAGCTGGAGAAAACATCGGTGGAAAAAACATCCTCGAAGTTGCTACCAAGCGCTGGACGCCTGAACGAAAAGAAATCTTGCGTCAGAGTCGAGTTGCAAGTGGCAAAGCTCTCTTGCAAGCAATTAAGGGTTCATCTTCCAAACCCCAAGTCTTCATCCAGGCTTCTGCTGTAGGATATTATGGCAGCCATCCCAATCGAGAAATGGACGAGGATGCACCTCCAGGAAATGATTTTCTTGCTCAACTTTGCGTCGAATGGGAGCGCTCTACTGCAGAATTAGATCAGATGGGCATTCGACGGATCATTACTCGAATTGCAGGAGTGGTAATGTCACTCAAGGGTGGCTCATTGCCCTTTATTTTATTGCCTTACCGTTTTTTCCTGGGCGGTCCATTGGGCGCGGGCAGACAATGGGTCTCGTGGATACATTTGCATGACCTTGTGCGCGCAATCGTATTTTTGATGGAACAACCTTCTGCGAGTGGACCTTTCAACCTGTGTGCTCCTCAAGCGGTAACCAGCCAGGAACTCAGTAAAATTATCGGGAAGGCAATGAACCGTCCATCCTTCTTTCCTACCCCAGAATTATTCTTCCGTCTGGCTTTCGGCGAAAAAGCTGATTTACTCCTGGCGTCCCAAAAACAAATCCCTAAAAGGCTTCTCGCTCTCGGTTTCGAGTATGAGTATCCAACCGTTGAAAGTGCGCTTCAGAACTTATTGCGCTCATCCTCCTGA
- a CDS encoding nonspecific lipid-transfer protein (acethyl CoA synthetase): protein MREVAILGIGMTPVDEHWDKSIRDLAAEAVLLALQDAQRESVDALFVGNMLSGLISQQENLGTLIADWAGLRHTEAVKIEAACSSGAAAVRQAVIAVASGFIDSAIAVGVEKMTEAKGTEITAALATAADADYEVAHGVSFVALNALIMQRYMYEYGWQHKDFAAFSINAHRNALTNPYARLQEAIDEQDYTKAKMIAYPINLLDASPTGDGAAAVLIVPRETLRKNGQTIVKIAGSAAATDSIAIHDRKDPLWLKAAEISAQKAYSQAGVKPENIDFFELHDAFSIMSALSLEACGFAERGNGPRLALDGQITLNGKLPITTMGGLKARGHPVGATGVYQIVEAVLQLRGMAGENQVPDARVGMTQNIGGSGSNIVTHILVKE, encoded by the coding sequence ATGCGCGAAGTAGCAATTCTTGGAATCGGTATGACGCCGGTTGATGAACATTGGGATAAATCCATCCGCGATCTGGCTGCAGAAGCGGTGCTCCTTGCCTTACAAGATGCCCAACGCGAAAGTGTTGACGCCCTTTTTGTTGGTAACATGCTGTCTGGTTTAATCAGCCAGCAAGAAAACCTGGGCACACTCATTGCTGATTGGGCAGGGCTCCGTCATACAGAAGCAGTCAAAATCGAAGCAGCTTGCAGTTCTGGCGCTGCGGCAGTTCGTCAGGCTGTGATCGCTGTTGCCTCTGGATTTATCGATTCGGCGATTGCAGTTGGGGTTGAAAAAATGACTGAAGCCAAGGGCACCGAGATCACTGCCGCCTTAGCTACTGCTGCTGATGCCGATTATGAGGTAGCTCATGGCGTAAGCTTCGTTGCTCTAAATGCCTTGATAATGCAACGATATATGTACGAATATGGTTGGCAGCATAAAGATTTTGCTGCTTTTTCGATCAACGCCCACCGGAACGCCCTTACCAATCCCTATGCTCGACTACAAGAGGCAATTGACGAGCAAGATTATACGAAAGCAAAAATGATTGCATATCCCATTAACTTATTGGATGCCTCCCCTACCGGAGATGGAGCAGCGGCAGTTTTAATTGTCCCAAGAGAAACTCTGCGGAAGAACGGACAAACAATTGTAAAGATTGCTGGCTCAGCCGCCGCCACCGATAGCATCGCTATTCATGACCGTAAAGATCCGCTTTGGTTGAAGGCTGCAGAAATTTCAGCTCAAAAAGCCTACTCCCAAGCTGGCGTGAAGCCAGAAAACATTGATTTCTTTGAGCTTCACGACGCCTTCTCGATCATGTCTGCATTGTCTCTTGAAGCCTGTGGATTTGCAGAGCGTGGCAATGGACCCCGGCTGGCCCTGGATGGTCAAATTACCCTAAACGGTAAGCTTCCGATTACAACGATGGGTGGCCTAAAAGCCCGTGGGCACCCCGTCGGAGCAACCGGAGTGTATCAGATCGTCGAGGCTGTTCTTCAGTTGCGCGGCATGGCAGGCGAAAACCAAGTGCCCGACGCCAGAGTTGGCATGACCCAAAACATCGGCGGAAGTGGCTCCAATATCGTCACTCACATTTTAGTGAAAGAGTAA
- a CDS encoding putative ATPase with chaperone activity, associated with Flp pilus assembly produces MNENQPTLKELLTEPNQIEDLKIPQSLVLDIIFRLLFNEGNVALARFVEVLKISNRIIDEILAWMQKEHLVEVAKAIGELGRLGYVYTLTEAGEERARGAFERSQYIGPVPVSIPAYNQAMELQTQQRRRVQTTQVKEALKKLILPEDFHRRIGPAINSGSSLFLYGPPGNGKTTVAQAISELISGTDPIWIPYAITAGGHIIQIHDRLIHHQVKMDTKRTSEFGRVDGRWALFHRPTVMVGGELKMEALDLRYDPIAKIYEAPLQLKANGGMFLIDDFGRQQVRPGDLLNRWIVPLENQVDFLRLISGQTIVVPFKLLLVFSTNLDPYQLMDDAFLRRIQIKVELSSPDEKMFAQIFLLECKNHNIPFNKDAFVYLLNKWYKQSNRVMQAVHPRDLLRTLKAICEYEGIPPAMTPELLDQACKSYFVSQ; encoded by the coding sequence ATGAACGAAAACCAGCCTACTCTCAAAGAGCTTCTCACTGAACCCAATCAAATCGAGGATTTGAAAATTCCACAAAGCCTTGTGTTAGACATCATTTTTCGCCTTTTGTTCAATGAGGGCAATGTTGCCCTGGCACGTTTTGTTGAGGTCCTCAAAATATCCAATCGCATTATAGATGAAATCCTGGCGTGGATGCAAAAAGAACACCTGGTAGAAGTTGCCAAGGCTATTGGGGAATTGGGGCGCCTCGGGTATGTTTATACACTCACCGAAGCTGGAGAAGAACGCGCCAGAGGCGCTTTTGAGCGCAGCCAATATATTGGACCGGTGCCGGTATCCATTCCAGCTTACAATCAAGCAATGGAACTACAAACCCAACAACGGCGGCGTGTTCAAACCACTCAGGTCAAAGAAGCATTAAAAAAACTGATCTTACCTGAAGATTTTCATCGCCGTATCGGACCGGCAATAAATTCAGGCTCTTCGCTCTTTCTTTACGGGCCTCCTGGCAACGGAAAAACCACCGTAGCACAGGCGATTTCTGAATTGATATCTGGTACAGATCCAATCTGGATTCCGTATGCCATCACAGCCGGAGGACATATCATCCAGATTCACGACCGTCTCATCCATCACCAGGTAAAAATGGATACAAAACGAACAAGCGAATTCGGTCGGGTTGATGGACGTTGGGCATTGTTTCATCGGCCAACAGTCATGGTAGGGGGCGAGCTTAAGATGGAAGCCTTAGATTTACGCTATGATCCAATCGCCAAGATATACGAAGCTCCTCTTCAACTCAAGGCAAACGGCGGAATGTTCCTGATCGATGATTTCGGCAGGCAACAAGTTCGTCCAGGCGATCTGCTCAATCGCTGGATTGTTCCTTTAGAAAATCAAGTCGATTTTTTACGTCTGATAAGCGGCCAAACCATTGTTGTACCGTTCAAATTGCTGCTGGTGTTTAGCACAAACCTTGATCCCTATCAATTAATGGATGATGCCTTCTTGCGTCGCATTCAAATCAAAGTCGAACTCTCATCGCCAGATGAAAAAATGTTTGCCCAGATTTTTCTGCTCGAATGCAAGAACCATAATATTCCCTTCAATAAGGACGCTTTTGTCTATTTGCTGAATAAGTGGTACAAACAATCCAATCGGGTAATGCAAGCCGTTCATCCACGCGATTTACTGCGAACGCTTAAAGCCATCTGCGAATACGAGGGAATCCCGCCCGCCATGACCCCTGAACTTCTTGATCAGGCTTGTAAAAGCTACTTCGTTAGCCAATAA
- a CDS encoding Cysteinyl-tRNA synthetase — protein MKLRLFDTYTRQLREFEPLRSDFVGMYACGPTVYDYAHIGNLRTYLFEDFLRRTLEFNGYTVKHVVNITDVGHLTSDADTGEDKMEKGARKAGKTAWEIAEMFTQAFKDDIRRLNIKEPTIWCKATDHIREQIEFIQCIERKGFTYRTSDGIYFDTSKLKNYGYLARLDVEGLQAGARVDVGEKKSPTDFALWKFSPKDQKRQMEWESPWGIGFPGWHIECSAMSVRYLGEFFDIHCGGEDHINVHHTNEIAQTEACYGTRLANFWLHGHFLQLDAEKMSKSAGEFLRLQSLIDRGYDPLAYRFFCMSAHYRAKLNFTWEGLDSAAYSLERLRNLVYEWGNPGTPDEAWIERFRNEVNDDLNMPRAVAVMWELTKSALSPADKKATILVFDQVLGLGLANWKPVEEVVPPEIMELVEKRQEARRMRNWAEADALRARVSELGYEIEDTPQGPKVKRKKG, from the coding sequence ATGAAACTTCGTTTGTTTGATACCTATACACGCCAGTTGCGTGAATTTGAACCCTTGCGAAGTGATTTTGTCGGGATGTATGCCTGTGGACCCACGGTCTATGATTATGCTCACATTGGGAATCTGAGGACTTATCTATTTGAAGACTTTTTGCGTCGAACGCTGGAGTTCAATGGCTATACGGTGAAGCATGTGGTTAATATTACCGACGTAGGGCATTTGACCTCGGATGCCGATACCGGCGAAGATAAAATGGAAAAAGGAGCTCGAAAAGCCGGGAAGACCGCCTGGGAAATTGCGGAAATGTTCACGCAAGCCTTCAAGGACGATATTCGCCGTCTGAACATCAAAGAGCCAACAATCTGGTGCAAAGCTACCGATCATATCCGCGAACAAATTGAGTTTATACAATGCATAGAGCGGAAGGGGTTCACCTATAGGACTTCGGATGGTATTTACTTCGATACCTCTAAGCTTAAGAATTATGGTTATTTAGCTCGGCTCGATGTTGAGGGTTTACAGGCTGGGGCACGGGTTGATGTGGGCGAGAAGAAATCACCAACCGATTTTGCCTTATGGAAATTCAGCCCAAAAGATCAAAAGCGGCAAATGGAATGGGAAAGTCCCTGGGGGATTGGCTTTCCAGGCTGGCACATCGAATGCTCAGCCATGTCGGTTCGGTATTTGGGTGAATTTTTTGATATCCATTGCGGCGGGGAAGACCACATCAATGTTCATCACACGAATGAAATTGCTCAAACCGAGGCATGTTATGGAACCCGCCTGGCGAATTTTTGGTTACATGGTCATTTTTTACAGCTCGATGCAGAAAAAATGTCGAAATCGGCTGGCGAGTTCTTACGGTTACAATCTTTAATTGATCGGGGCTACGACCCTCTGGCATATCGCTTTTTCTGCATGAGTGCACATTATCGGGCAAAGTTAAACTTTACCTGGGAAGGTTTAGACAGTGCAGCCTACAGTCTGGAGCGCTTACGAAATCTGGTTTATGAGTGGGGCAATCCTGGTACACCCGATGAAGCATGGATAGAGCGCTTTCGCAATGAGGTAAATGACGATTTAAATATGCCACGGGCTGTGGCGGTGATGTGGGAACTCACAAAGTCGGCACTCTCTCCTGCTGACAAAAAAGCTACCATTTTGGTTTTTGATCAGGTTTTGGGATTAGGTTTGGCAAACTGGAAGCCAGTGGAGGAAGTTGTTCCACCGGAGATTATGGAACTGGTAGAAAAACGGCAGGAAGCTCGCCGGATGCGCAATTGGGCAGAGGCAGATGCCTTACGTGCCAGAGTAAGCGAGCTGGGTTATGAAATTGAAGATACACCTCAAGGTCCAAAAGTTAAACGAAAGAAGGGATAA
- a CDS encoding CO dehydrogenase accessory protein CooC (nickel insertion) encodes MTTFIALAGKGGVGKTTIAGLIIKYLIRNRLTPVLAIDADPSSNLNLVLGVELEWTVGDIREDMLEQVKESLATSGAAIGSLPGGITKREYLDYQIRSAMIEGNDFDLIAMGRSEGPGCYCAVNHNLRMVIDTISKNYRYVVIDNEAGMEHLSRRTTRDVDHLIVVSDPSIRGLIAAQRIASFRHELDIHIHNAYLVLNRVRGEITPDLQEFIDKMDIPLIGVFHDDEELSAYDAMGKPLIELEDKSPFYLEITRVMQELNNRQ; translated from the coding sequence ATGACAACTTTCATTGCCCTGGCTGGAAAAGGAGGCGTTGGTAAAACAACGATTGCTGGATTAATTATCAAGTATTTAATTCGCAATCGCTTGACACCCGTGCTTGCAATTGACGCTGATCCAAGCAGTAACTTAAATTTGGTTTTAGGTGTTGAATTGGAATGGACGGTAGGAGATATTCGGGAGGATATGCTGGAACAGGTGAAGGAATCCCTGGCAACAAGCGGGGCTGCTATTGGATCTTTACCTGGGGGAATAACGAAACGTGAGTATTTAGATTATCAAATTCGCTCAGCCATGATTGAAGGTAACGATTTTGATTTGATCGCAATGGGGCGCTCCGAGGGTCCAGGTTGTTATTGCGCTGTAAATCATAACTTGCGCATGGTCATTGATACCATCAGCAAAAACTATCGCTATGTGGTGATTGATAATGAAGCAGGGATGGAACATCTCAGCCGCCGCACGACCCGGGATGTTGATCATCTGATTGTCGTGTCGGATCCAAGCATTCGCGGCCTGATTGCTGCCCAACGCATTGCAAGTTTTCGACATGAGTTAGACATTCATATCCATAATGCCTATTTAGTGCTCAATCGGGTGCGAGGAGAAATCACGCCTGATTTGCAAGAGTTCATCGATAAGATGGATATTCCCTTGATTGGCGTATTCCATGACGATGAGGAATTGAGTGCTTACGATGCAATGGGTAAACCTCTCATTGAGCTGGAAGATAAATCTCCTTTTTATCTGGAAATCACCCGGGTGATGCAGGAGTTGAATAACCGCCAATAA
- a CDS encoding CO dehydrogenase accessory protein CooC (nickel insertion) → MKLAITGKGGVGKTTLAALLAQAYADRGLQVLAVDADPAPCLAGALGFPPELRAKLHPISEMDELIEERTGAKPGSIGGFFTLNPRVDDIPERFSVVHRGVRLLEMGSVDTGGSGCICPESAMLKTLFTHLLFRKDEMLILDMYAGVEHLGRATVDFVDAMLVVVEPTRRSLGTAAQIKKLANDIGLTRLWLVGNKVRNAEEELFLQENTPEIPLLGVLYADLAVQEADRLGIAVYDYVPQLKQKAHEMADKLLAVIQQNNP, encoded by the coding sequence ATGAAACTGGCGATCACGGGTAAAGGCGGCGTTGGTAAGACAACCCTTGCAGCACTGCTGGCTCAAGCCTATGCTGATAGAGGGTTACAGGTCTTGGCCGTTGATGCGGATCCGGCGCCTTGTTTAGCAGGCGCCTTAGGATTTCCTCCCGAATTGCGGGCGAAATTACATCCGATCAGTGAAATGGATGAACTGATCGAGGAAAGGACGGGTGCAAAACCCGGTAGCATTGGTGGATTTTTCACCCTAAACCCTCGCGTTGATGATATCCCGGAACGCTTTAGTGTGGTTCATCGTGGGGTGCGCCTGTTAGAGATGGGTTCCGTGGATACAGGAGGAAGTGGGTGTATCTGTCCCGAGAGTGCAATGCTAAAAACCCTTTTCACTCATCTTCTATTTCGGAAAGATGAAATGTTGATTTTAGATATGTACGCTGGCGTGGAGCATCTTGGTCGAGCGACAGTAGATTTTGTGGATGCCATGCTGGTTGTTGTTGAACCTACCCGGCGTAGCCTAGGAACAGCTGCTCAAATCAAAAAACTGGCGAATGATATCGGGCTTACTCGCTTGTGGCTGGTGGGAAATAAGGTGAGGAACGCAGAAGAGGAATTATTTTTGCAAGAGAATACACCAGAAATTCCCCTTTTGGGTGTTTTATATGCTGATCTGGCAGTACAAGAGGCAGACCGGCTGGGAATTGCAGTGTATGATTATGTCCCGCAACTTAAACAGAAAGCTCATGAGATGGCAGATAAGCTTTTAGCGGTGATTCAACAAAATAACCCTTAA